One genomic region from Ornithinicoccus hortensis encodes:
- the argG gene encoding argininosuccinate synthase codes for MSKVLKTLPVGERVGIAFSGGLDTSVAVAWMRDKGAIPCTYTADIGQYDEPDIDSVPSRATAYGAEISRLVDCKEALVEEGLAAITCGAFHIRSAGRVYFNTTPLGRAVTGTLLTRAMLEDDVLIWGDGSTYKGNDIERFYRYGLLTNPNLRIYKPWLDADFVSELGGRKEMSEWLVDHDLPYRDSTEKAYSTDANIWGATHEAKTLEHLDTSLETVDPIMGVKFWDPAVEIAPEDVTIRYEMGRPVAINDQVFGSDVELVMMANAIGGRHGLGMSDQIENRIIEAKSRGIYEAPGLALLHIGYERLVNAIHNEDTVANYHNEGRRLGRLMYEGRWLDPQALMIRESLQRWVGTAITGEVTLRLRRGEDYSILNTAGPAFSYHPDKLSMERTEDSAFGPTDRIGQLTMRNLDIADSRARLEQYASVGMVGQVRVEQIGEARTELIGVMTEGGAEAIASRGKVSGEDEWLDRAAMEFGTD; via the coding sequence GTGAGCAAGGTACTGAAGACACTTCCCGTCGGCGAGCGCGTCGGCATCGCCTTCTCCGGAGGGCTGGACACCTCCGTGGCCGTCGCGTGGATGCGCGACAAGGGCGCTATCCCCTGCACCTACACGGCCGACATCGGCCAGTACGACGAGCCAGACATCGACTCCGTGCCGAGCCGTGCCACGGCATACGGGGCGGAGATCTCGCGACTGGTCGACTGCAAGGAGGCGCTGGTCGAGGAGGGCCTGGCGGCGATCACCTGCGGCGCCTTCCACATCCGCTCCGCCGGGCGCGTCTACTTCAACACCACCCCGCTGGGGCGGGCCGTGACCGGCACGCTGCTCACCCGGGCGATGCTCGAGGACGACGTCCTGATCTGGGGTGACGGCTCGACCTACAAGGGCAACGACATCGAGCGGTTCTACCGCTACGGGCTGCTCACCAACCCGAACCTGCGGATCTACAAGCCGTGGCTGGACGCCGACTTCGTCAGCGAGCTGGGTGGGCGCAAGGAGATGTCGGAGTGGCTGGTCGACCACGACCTGCCCTACCGGGACAGCACCGAGAAGGCCTACTCCACCGACGCCAACATCTGGGGCGCCACCCACGAGGCGAAGACCCTGGAGCACCTGGACACCAGCCTGGAGACGGTCGACCCGATCATGGGCGTGAAGTTCTGGGACCCGGCCGTGGAGATCGCCCCCGAGGACGTCACCATCCGCTACGAGATGGGTCGGCCGGTCGCGATCAACGACCAGGTCTTCGGCTCCGACGTGGAGCTGGTGATGATGGCCAACGCGATCGGCGGCCGGCACGGCCTGGGCATGTCGGACCAGATCGAGAACCGGATCATCGAGGCCAAGAGCCGGGGCATCTACGAGGCACCCGGGCTGGCGCTGCTGCACATCGGCTACGAGCGGCTGGTGAACGCGATCCACAACGAGGACACCGTCGCCAACTACCACAACGAGGGTCGGCGGCTGGGTCGGTTGATGTATGAGGGACGCTGGCTGGACCCGCAGGCGCTGATGATCCGGGAGTCGCTGCAGCGGTGGGTCGGGACCGCGATCACCGGCGAGGTGACGCTGCGGCTGCGGCGCGGCGAGGACTACAGCATCCTGAACACCGCCGGACCGGCCTTCAGCTACCACCCGGACAAGCTGTCCATGGAGCGCACCGAGGACTCGGCCTTCGGGCCCACGGACCGGATCGGCCAGCTGACGATGCGCAACCTGGACATCGCCGACTCCCGCGCCCGGCTGGAGCAGTATGCCTCGGTCGGCATGGTCGGGCAGGTGCGCGTGGAGCAGATCGGCGAGGCCCGCACCGAGCTGATCGGCGTGATGACCGAGGGCGGCGCCGAGGCGATCGCCTCCCGCGGCAAGGTCAGCGGCGAGGACGAGTGGCTGGACCGGGCGGCGATGGAGTTCGGCACCGACTGA
- the pepN gene encoding aminopeptidase N has product MTATTPTTNLTHAECAARAQTVSVQSYRVELDLARAADPDVDSYGSTTTIAFTSSGPETWVDLIADRVLGATLNGEPVDVSTYDGARLPVTGLAPDNELVVRAECAYSRTGEGLHRFTDPVDGATYLYTHFEPTDARRVFANFEQPDLKGAFTFVVTAPADWEIVSGQPEASRTTDGSGALATVTFAPTPPLSTYITAVAAGPYRRFGDTWSVRRADGSAQEIELGVLCRASMVEHFDHEALLEVTRQGLDFFDAAFGYPYPWGKYDQVFVPEYNIGAMENPGLVTFTEQYLPRGKATRPHLMGRASTILHEMAHMWFGDLVTMRWWDGLWLKESFADLMGWHVAAEATEFTDAWTRFASDRKTFAYRQDQLPTTHPVVARVDDLEAARQNFDGITYAKGASALKQLMAYVGQEAFFAGARRYFADHAFGNTEFEDLLAALEGASGRDLSGWAGAWLELAGISELEPFPERGADGVLTRLVIRHTAVELSSGERIDRPHRLVVGLYELVDDRLVRTARIEQDVVGEMTEVPEAAGHRADLVLLNDDDLTYAKVHLDPHSAAVVRDHLASIESPLTRGLLWSIAWNSLRDGNLPPREFLRALPQVLAEQDASIVATALGTAAQAVEVYAPAEQRDELRAHLVATARSGLAQAPAGSDLQKVWAQALIGATATCADGVPDLRGLLDGSRVPEGLDVDDDLRWSARRALAAQDAIALVDLDAALADDDTMTGRTFYLRAVASRPGAAARRQTWERATTDESVTNDQLRALVAGFAEPAGAAAAAEYAEAYFASLTGWWESRSMTMATILVNGLFPRADLAEGALRRPVEHPVVVAGKEWLAAHEEAPAALRRLVVDHVDLALRALVAQQSARLAAAEEGSQG; this is encoded by the coding sequence GTGACTGCCACGACCCCCACGACCAACCTGACCCATGCCGAGTGTGCCGCCCGTGCGCAGACCGTCTCGGTCCAGAGTTACCGGGTGGAGCTGGACCTCGCCCGGGCCGCGGACCCCGACGTCGACAGCTACGGCTCGACCACGACGATCGCCTTCACCTCCTCGGGTCCGGAGACCTGGGTCGACCTGATCGCCGACCGGGTGCTCGGGGCCACCCTCAACGGGGAGCCGGTCGACGTCTCCACCTACGACGGGGCGCGGCTGCCGGTGACCGGGCTCGCGCCGGACAACGAGCTGGTTGTGCGGGCCGAGTGCGCCTACAGCCGCACCGGCGAGGGGCTCCACCGGTTCACCGACCCGGTGGACGGCGCGACCTACCTCTACACCCACTTCGAGCCGACCGACGCCCGGCGGGTCTTCGCCAACTTCGAGCAACCGGACCTCAAGGGCGCGTTCACCTTCGTGGTGACCGCCCCGGCGGACTGGGAGATCGTGTCGGGACAGCCGGAGGCCTCCCGGACCACCGACGGCTCCGGGGCCCTGGCCACCGTCACCTTCGCGCCGACGCCGCCGCTGTCCACCTACATCACCGCCGTCGCGGCCGGTCCCTACCGACGGTTCGGCGACACCTGGTCGGTCCGGCGCGCCGACGGGTCCGCGCAGGAGATCGAGCTCGGCGTCCTCTGCCGGGCCTCGATGGTCGAGCACTTCGACCACGAGGCGCTGCTGGAGGTGACCAGGCAGGGCCTGGACTTCTTCGACGCGGCCTTCGGCTACCCCTACCCGTGGGGCAAGTACGACCAGGTCTTTGTGCCGGAATACAACATCGGGGCGATGGAGAACCCAGGGCTGGTCACCTTCACCGAGCAGTACCTCCCGCGGGGGAAGGCGACCAGGCCCCACCTGATGGGGCGGGCCTCGACGATCCTGCACGAGATGGCGCACATGTGGTTCGGCGACCTGGTGACGATGCGCTGGTGGGACGGCCTGTGGTTGAAGGAGTCCTTCGCCGACCTGATGGGCTGGCACGTTGCGGCCGAGGCCACCGAGTTCACCGACGCCTGGACCCGGTTCGCCTCCGACCGCAAGACCTTCGCCTACCGCCAGGACCAGCTCCCGACGACGCACCCCGTCGTCGCCCGGGTCGATGACCTGGAGGCGGCCCGGCAGAACTTCGACGGCATCACGTATGCCAAGGGCGCCTCGGCGCTGAAGCAGCTGATGGCCTACGTCGGGCAGGAGGCCTTCTTCGCCGGGGCCCGCCGGTACTTCGCCGACCACGCCTTCGGCAACACCGAGTTCGAGGACCTCCTGGCGGCCCTCGAGGGGGCCTCGGGACGGGACCTGTCGGGCTGGGCCGGTGCCTGGCTGGAGCTCGCCGGGATCTCCGAGCTGGAGCCGTTCCCGGAGCGCGGCGCGGACGGGGTCCTGACCCGCCTGGTGATCCGGCATACCGCTGTGGAGCTCTCCTCGGGCGAGCGCATCGACCGACCGCACCGGCTCGTGGTGGGACTCTACGAGCTGGTGGACGACCGGTTGGTGCGCACCGCCCGGATCGAACAGGACGTCGTGGGCGAGATGACCGAGGTCCCGGAGGCAGCCGGCCACCGCGCGGACCTCGTCCTGCTCAACGACGACGACCTGACGTACGCCAAGGTGCACCTGGACCCGCACTCGGCGGCGGTCGTCCGGGACCACCTGGCGAGCATCGAGTCGCCGTTGACCCGGGGACTGCTCTGGTCGATCGCCTGGAACTCGTTGCGCGACGGGAACCTGCCTCCCCGGGAGTTCCTCCGCGCGCTGCCGCAGGTCCTGGCGGAGCAGGACGCCTCCATCGTGGCGACAGCCCTCGGGACCGCGGCCCAGGCGGTCGAGGTCTACGCCCCGGCCGAGCAGCGCGATGAGCTGCGGGCCCACCTGGTCGCGACCGCCCGCTCCGGGCTCGCCCAGGCACCCGCCGGGTCGGACCTGCAGAAGGTGTGGGCGCAGGCCCTCATCGGTGCCACCGCGACCTGTGCCGACGGGGTGCCCGACCTGCGCGGTCTGCTCGACGGCAGCAGGGTCCCCGAGGGCCTGGACGTGGACGACGACCTGCGCTGGTCGGCGCGCCGCGCCCTGGCCGCCCAGGACGCGATCGCGCTCGTGGACCTGGACGCGGCACTGGCCGACGACGACACGATGACCGGGCGGACCTTCTACCTGCGGGCCGTCGCTAGCCGGCCGGGTGCCGCCGCCCGCCGCCAGACCTGGGAACGGGCCACCACCGACGAGTCCGTCACCAACGACCAGTTGCGGGCGCTCGTCGCAGGGTTCGCCGAACCGGCCGGTGCGGCCGCGGCCGCGGAGTATGCCGAGGCCTACTTCGCGAGCCTGACCGGGTGGTGGGAGAGCCGCTCGATGACGATGGCCACCATCCTGGTCAACGGGCTGTTTCCCCGGGCGGACCTCGCCGAGGGGGCCCTTCGGCGGCCCGTGGAGCACCCGGTCGTGGTGGCGGGGAAGGAGTGGCTGGCCGCGCACGAGGAGGCGCCCGCGGCGCTGCGCCGGCTCGTGGTCGACCACGTGGACCTGGCGCTGCGGGCCCTCGTGGCGCAGCAGTCCGCGCGGCTTGCCGCGGCCGAGGAGGGCTCCCAGGGGTGA
- the thrS gene encoding threonine--tRNA ligase has product MPDRPSDEPLDHRDLNHDLRVFATDPAIGSGLPLWLPAGATIRHELERLARDIARRDGCEGVYSPVLAKRALFEQSGHWDKFHEDMFPPMSLGGGPDGEDLVLRPANCPHHAKIYASSRHSYRELPVRLNELAPMFRAERSGVLSGLSRVRQINLDDTHVFCRPDQVAAEAARALRSALEAQRILGMRVDYVRLSLGDDSGAFLGAPEQWEHAAAALREAAAEVDLDALGMPLHEVGGEAAFYGPKLDLQVRDGRGHEETIATVQLDFVQPERFDLGYDAADGSRARVVMIHRGTVGSMERVVAALLERYQGRLPLWLAPVQVCVLPVSPDQDGPARDLAEQLRGADLRVRVEHEGTLGARIRSARVRRDCLVAVLGAREVASGSVGVTDVAAGFRGPVGREEFLRILGRAYAARLPRVPWQQAG; this is encoded by the coding sequence ATGCCCGACCGACCGTCCGACGAGCCGCTGGACCACCGCGACCTCAACCACGACCTGCGCGTCTTTGCCACCGACCCCGCCATCGGTTCGGGGTTACCCCTGTGGCTGCCCGCTGGGGCGACCATCCGCCACGAGCTGGAACGGTTGGCCCGTGACATCGCCCGGCGGGACGGGTGCGAGGGGGTCTACTCCCCCGTCCTGGCCAAACGCGCCCTCTTCGAGCAGTCCGGGCACTGGGACAAGTTCCACGAGGACATGTTCCCGCCGATGTCGCTCGGCGGGGGTCCCGACGGCGAGGACCTGGTCCTGCGCCCGGCGAACTGCCCGCACCACGCGAAGATCTACGCCTCCTCCCGGCACTCCTACCGGGAGCTGCCGGTGCGCCTCAACGAGTTGGCGCCGATGTTCCGCGCCGAGCGCTCCGGGGTGCTCTCCGGCCTGAGCCGGGTCCGCCAGATCAACCTCGACGACACCCACGTCTTCTGCCGACCGGACCAGGTGGCGGCCGAGGCCGCGCGGGCGCTGCGCTCGGCACTGGAGGCGCAGCGGATCCTCGGGATGCGGGTCGACTACGTCCGGCTCTCCCTCGGCGACGACAGCGGGGCCTTCCTGGGTGCGCCCGAGCAGTGGGAGCACGCCGCCGCGGCGCTGCGGGAGGCCGCGGCCGAGGTCGACCTCGATGCCCTCGGTATGCCGTTGCACGAGGTCGGGGGCGAGGCCGCCTTCTACGGGCCCAAGCTGGACCTGCAGGTCCGGGACGGGCGTGGCCACGAGGAGACCATCGCGACCGTGCAGCTCGACTTCGTGCAGCCCGAGCGCTTCGACCTCGGCTACGACGCCGCCGACGGCAGCCGGGCACGCGTGGTGATGATCCACCGCGGCACCGTCGGCTCGATGGAGCGTGTCGTGGCCGCGCTGCTGGAGCGCTACCAGGGGCGGCTCCCGCTCTGGCTGGCGCCGGTCCAGGTCTGCGTGCTGCCCGTCTCCCCCGACCAGGACGGACCCGCCCGTGACCTGGCCGAGCAGCTGCGGGGAGCCGACCTGCGGGTCCGGGTGGAGCACGAGGGGACCCTCGGGGCGCGCATCCGGTCCGCCCGGGTGCGCCGGGACTGCCTGGTCGCCGTGCTCGGGGCGCGCGAGGTCGCCTCCGGCAGCGTCGGGGTGACCGACGTGGCCGCCGGCTTCCGCGGCCCGGTCGGGCGGGAGGAGTTCCTGCGGATCCTGGGCCGGGCGTATGCCGCACGGCTGCCCCGGGTGCCCTGGCAGCAGGCCGGCTGA
- a CDS encoding MDR family MFS transporter, translated as MALTTPETVAPDRAPIVLTQRTVWFIFGALMASMFLSSLDQSIVGTAMPTIVGELDGVAHQGWIITIYILAVAIVMPLYGKAGDLFGRRWPFLIAITLFTVASAGAGFAGTFTELVLWRGVQGLGGGGLMILSQAIIADIVPARERGKYMGPMGALFGIAAVAGPLLGGWFTDHHDWRWAFWINIPIGIAAIAIAWVALRLPSHRAAKRLDITGATLLVLAASSIVLMTSWESLSGAGYDWSDWRLQGLAALTVLSIAIFIPVEQRAEDPVLPLHLFKNPTFTLTTTIGLVIGMGMFAALGFLPTFLQMSNGVGVTASGLLLIPMMVGVMGTAIWSGFAITKSGRYRRYPITGMAIATIGLIWLTQLDAQTPLWLFGIMIFVLGAGLGLVMQTIVLAVQNAVDPHELGTATSANNFFREIGAAVGIALFSSIFTSRLVNNLEGVFAGAPTQGGGAGADSLTPAIVNSLPEPYHSGVVEGYADALAPSFWYLVPLLALGFLLTLFLKEIKLSDIAGMVARGEAVTEDQVGGETVAGQQVGQAAPEDPSDAEVIDAMEQDVNRRGRHRA; from the coding sequence ATGGCTTTGACGACCCCGGAGACGGTCGCTCCGGACCGCGCGCCGATCGTGCTCACCCAGCGCACCGTCTGGTTCATCTTCGGCGCCCTGATGGCGAGCATGTTCCTGTCCTCGCTCGACCAGTCGATCGTCGGCACCGCGATGCCCACCATCGTCGGGGAACTCGACGGTGTCGCCCACCAGGGCTGGATCATCACGATCTACATCCTGGCCGTGGCGATCGTGATGCCCCTCTACGGCAAGGCCGGTGACCTGTTCGGTCGTCGCTGGCCGTTCCTGATCGCGATCACCCTGTTCACGGTCGCCTCGGCGGGCGCCGGGTTCGCCGGGACGTTCACCGAGCTGGTGCTGTGGCGCGGCGTGCAGGGCCTGGGCGGCGGCGGCCTGATGATCCTGTCCCAGGCGATCATCGCCGACATCGTCCCGGCCCGGGAGCGCGGCAAGTACATGGGCCCGATGGGTGCCCTGTTCGGCATCGCGGCGGTGGCCGGGCCGCTGCTCGGCGGCTGGTTCACCGACCACCACGACTGGCGCTGGGCGTTCTGGATCAACATCCCGATCGGCATCGCCGCGATCGCGATCGCCTGGGTCGCACTGCGGCTGCCCAGCCACCGTGCCGCCAAGCGGCTCGATATCACCGGGGCCACCCTGCTCGTGCTCGCCGCGTCCTCGATCGTGCTGATGACCAGCTGGGAGAGCCTGAGCGGCGCCGGCTACGACTGGTCCGACTGGCGGCTGCAGGGGTTGGCGGCGCTCACCGTGCTGTCCATCGCGATCTTCATCCCCGTCGAGCAGCGCGCCGAGGACCCGGTCCTGCCGCTCCACCTGTTCAAGAACCCGACCTTCACCCTGACCACGACGATCGGCCTGGTGATCGGCATGGGCATGTTCGCGGCGCTTGGCTTCCTGCCGACCTTCCTGCAGATGTCCAACGGCGTGGGGGTCACCGCCTCCGGCCTGCTGCTGATCCCGATGATGGTCGGCGTCATGGGCACCGCGATCTGGTCCGGCTTCGCGATCACCAAGAGCGGGCGCTACCGCCGCTACCCGATCACCGGGATGGCGATCGCCACCATCGGGCTGATCTGGTTGACCCAGCTGGACGCGCAGACCCCGCTGTGGCTCTTCGGCATCATGATCTTCGTGCTGGGCGCCGGCCTCGGGCTGGTCATGCAGACCATCGTGCTGGCGGTGCAGAACGCGGTCGACCCGCACGAGCTGGGCACCGCCACCAGCGCCAACAACTTCTTCCGCGAGATCGGCGCCGCGGTCGGCATCGCGCTGTTCAGCAGCATCTTCACCTCCCGCCTGGTCAACAACCTCGAGGGGGTCTTCGCCGGCGCACCCACCCAGGGCGGCGGGGCCGGCGCGGACTCGTTGACGCCGGCCATCGTGAACAGCCTGCCCGAGCCCTACCACTCGGGTGTCGTCGAGGGGTATGCCGACGCGCTCGCCCCGTCGTTCTGGTACCTCGTGCCGCTGCTCGCCCTCGGCTTCCTGCTGACCCTCTTCCTGAAGGAGATCAAGCTCTCCGACATCGCGGGCATGGTCGCCCGCGGCGAGGCGGTCACCGAGGACCAGGTCGGCGGCGAGACGGTCGCCGGGCAGCAGGTCGGGCAGGCGGCACCGGAGGATCCCTCGGACGCCGAGGTCATCGACGCGATGGAGCAGGACGTCAACCGCCGGGGCCGCCACCGGGCCTGA
- a CDS encoding amidohydrolase family protein, with translation MVRLIRAVRPWGGPLYDITVRDGVVTGVSEHADPAGEPAAGTTVLDGGGRLLLPSFADVHVHLDSTRLGLPFRPHTGAPGVWAMMLNDRAHWRDAEVPITERVATTVEMMIARGTTRMRSYAQVDVDCRLERLEAVLATRERYADRCQIEIVAFPQAGLLRERGSVEVLGAALEAGADVVGGIDPCSLDRDPRTHLRTVFDLAQQHQVPVDIHLHEPGDLGAFSTELVLEHTRAAGMRGRVTLAHAFALGQVDAATRSRLVEGLVEQDVAVTTVAPAGPKVLPLAELLAAGVRVGLGEDGQRDYWSPYGNADMLDRTWQLAFTGGLRADRMIERCLEVATLGGRAVLDPVAPRLPTDPTDLSHREVREGDSADFVLVDAETPTSAVMDRPAGRTVVHAGRVVADGGQLV, from the coding sequence GTGGTTCGGCTGATCCGTGCGGTCCGGCCCTGGGGCGGGCCGCTGTACGACATCACGGTCCGCGACGGGGTCGTCACGGGCGTGTCCGAGCACGCTGACCCGGCGGGGGAGCCCGCCGCCGGGACCACGGTGCTCGACGGCGGGGGTCGCCTGCTGCTGCCCAGCTTCGCCGACGTCCACGTGCACCTGGACTCCACCCGGCTGGGTCTGCCGTTCCGGCCGCACACGGGGGCGCCCGGCGTCTGGGCGATGATGCTCAACGACCGCGCCCACTGGCGCGACGCCGAGGTGCCCATCACCGAGCGGGTCGCCACCACGGTCGAGATGATGATCGCCCGCGGCACCACCCGGATGCGCAGCTATGCCCAGGTCGACGTGGACTGCCGGCTGGAGCGGCTGGAGGCGGTGCTCGCCACGCGGGAGCGGTATGCCGACCGCTGCCAGATCGAGATCGTCGCCTTCCCCCAGGCGGGGCTGTTGCGTGAGCGGGGCAGCGTCGAGGTGCTGGGCGCGGCGCTGGAGGCCGGGGCCGACGTGGTCGGCGGGATCGACCCCTGCTCGCTGGACCGGGACCCGAGGACCCACCTGCGGACGGTCTTCGACCTGGCGCAGCAGCACCAGGTGCCGGTCGACATCCACCTGCACGAGCCCGGGGACCTGGGCGCCTTCAGCACCGAGTTGGTCCTGGAGCACACCCGGGCCGCCGGCATGAGGGGACGGGTGACCCTGGCGCACGCCTTCGCGCTGGGCCAGGTGGACGCGGCGACGAGGAGCCGGCTGGTCGAGGGCCTCGTGGAGCAGGACGTCGCGGTGACCACCGTCGCTCCGGCGGGCCCGAAGGTGTTGCCCCTGGCCGAGCTGCTCGCGGCCGGGGTGCGGGTCGGGCTGGGGGAGGACGGCCAGCGCGACTACTGGTCGCCCTACGGCAACGCCGACATGCTCGACCGCACCTGGCAGCTCGCCTTCACCGGCGGGCTGCGGGCCGACCGGATGATCGAGCGCTGCCTGGAGGTCGCCACGCTCGGCGGCCGCGCGGTGCTCGACCCGGTCGCGCCGCGGCTGCCCACCGACCCGACGGACCTGTCCCACCGGGAGGTCCGGGAGGGGGACAGCGCCGACTTCGTGCTGGTCGACGCGGAGACGCCGACCTCGGCGGTGATGGACCGGCCCGCCGGCCGCACCGTCGTGCACGCGGGCCGGGTCGTCGCCGACGGGGGCCAGCTGGTCTGA
- a CDS encoding transporter substrate-binding domain-containing protein, translating to MRHHRTRSTLATLTLLGAGLGLTGCALSEDGPGLDAGPAADAGHAEEEADGAADHGEATAAPGEESASAAPDTMAQVLDSGVLRVCSTGDYRPYTYLDPETGEWSGIDVTMAQDLADHLGVEVEMVQTTWGDLITDLDAGCDLAAGGISFNTDRAQQVFFTQPTVQDGKAPITRCDDVEQYQTIEDINTAGVRVITPVGGTNEAFAEENFPDAEITKWDDNNTIFDQIIAGDADVMVTDASETKWVAHTEDELCAVNPDEPFTFFQNGYLLPHGDVAWQQLVNVWLDIALQDGTYQEAEEPWFG from the coding sequence GTGCGACACCACCGGACCCGCAGCACCCTGGCGACGCTCACCCTGCTGGGGGCGGGACTGGGCCTCACGGGCTGCGCGCTCAGCGAGGACGGCCCCGGCCTCGACGCCGGCCCCGCAGCGGACGCCGGGCACGCGGAGGAGGAAGCGGACGGCGCCGCTGACCACGGGGAGGCCACCGCCGCGCCGGGTGAGGAAAGCGCGTCGGCCGCCCCCGACACCATGGCGCAGGTGCTCGACTCGGGCGTGCTGCGGGTCTGCTCGACCGGCGACTACCGGCCCTACACCTACCTCGACCCCGAGACGGGGGAGTGGAGCGGCATCGACGTCACGATGGCGCAGGACCTCGCCGACCACCTCGGGGTGGAGGTGGAGATGGTCCAGACCACGTGGGGCGACCTGATCACCGACCTGGACGCCGGGTGCGACCTCGCGGCCGGGGGCATCTCGTTCAACACCGACCGGGCCCAGCAGGTCTTCTTCACCCAGCCGACCGTGCAGGACGGCAAGGCACCGATCACTCGCTGCGACGACGTCGAGCAGTACCAGACCATCGAGGACATCAACACCGCCGGGGTGCGCGTCATCACGCCGGTGGGCGGCACCAACGAGGCGTTCGCCGAGGAGAACTTCCCCGACGCCGAGATCACCAAGTGGGACGACAACAACACGATCTTCGACCAGATCATCGCCGGCGATGCCGACGTCATGGTCACCGACGCCTCGGAGACCAAGTGGGTGGCGCACACCGAGGACGAGCTGTGTGCGGTGAACCCCGACGAGCCCTTCACCTTCTTCCAGAACGGCTACCTCCTGCCGCACGGTGACGTGGCCTGGCAGCAGCTCGTGAACGTCTGGCTCGACATCGCGTTGCAGGACGGGACCTACCAGGAGGCCGAGGAGCCGTGGTTCGGCTGA
- a CDS encoding DUF4287 domain-containing protein: protein MSFQAYLDALETKTGKTPRELVQIAHGRGLDSPETRAGDVAAWLKEDYDVGRGHAMALWHVIKHGVQISDKHVGTDGTHRDATDVLWLDGKTSNPHG, encoded by the coding sequence GTGTCCTTCCAGGCATACCTCGACGCACTCGAGACCAAGACCGGCAAGACTCCCCGCGAACTCGTGCAGATCGCCCACGGCCGGGGCCTGGATTCCCCGGAGACCAGGGCTGGCGACGTCGCCGCCTGGCTGAAGGAGGACTACGACGTGGGGCGCGGGCACGCGATGGCGCTGTGGCACGTGATCAAGCACGGCGTGCAGATCAGCGACAAGCACGTGGGCACCGACGGGACCCACCGGGACGCCACCGACGTGCTCTGGCTGGACGGCAAGACCTCCAACCCGCACGGCTAG
- a CDS encoding SixA phosphatase family protein, with amino-acid sequence MERTLVVVRHAKSDWDVPAGDRDRPLSARGRRQAPEVGRWLARHLGSLDLAVVSVAARAQQTWELVAGQLPQPPDAREEEDAYTFSGDDLVDLVRDLPAHAGRVALVGHNPAVEELVARLTGEPVRMPTAALAVVALPAWGAGPGRGRLRAAGRPADGEVTLAD; translated from the coding sequence GTGGAACGCACCCTCGTCGTAGTCCGCCACGCCAAGTCGGACTGGGACGTCCCGGCCGGTGACCGGGACCGCCCGCTGTCCGCCCGCGGTCGCCGGCAGGCCCCGGAGGTGGGCCGCTGGCTCGCCCGGCACCTGGGGAGCCTCGACCTCGCCGTGGTCTCCGTCGCCGCCCGCGCGCAGCAGACCTGGGAGTTGGTCGCCGGGCAGCTGCCGCAGCCCCCGGACGCGCGCGAGGAGGAGGACGCCTACACCTTCAGCGGGGACGACCTCGTCGACCTGGTGCGCGACCTGCCCGCGCACGCCGGCCGGGTCGCCCTGGTCGGCCACAACCCGGCGGTCGAGGAGCTCGTGGCCCGCCTGACCGGGGAGCCCGTCCGTATGCCGACCGCTGCACTGGCCGTCGTCGCCCTACCTGCGTGGGGTGCCGGTCCGGGACGGGGCCGGTTGCGCGCGGCCGGGCGCCCGGCGGACGGCGAGGTCACGCTCGCCGACTAG
- a CDS encoding fumarylacetoacetate hydrolase family protein: MRIGNLGGRLVLVDPDSEHATDVERASDGRFGAHPQAVFERWAEFVQWAADVDPSAGEPFDPARLGPPVPRPPQVFGIGLNYRDHAEEAGLELPEEPMVFTKFPSSVTGPYAEVRLPSDRCDYEVELVVVIGQEGHAISADRAWDHVAGLTVGQDLSERAVQFRGKPPQFSMGKSYPGFSPVGPVLVTPEEFADRDRLAIGCSSGEEVLQDGTTADMVFPVADLIARLSAIVRLLPGDLIFTGTPAGVGAVRKPRRYLSRGEVIVSTIEGIGQLRTTLG, encoded by the coding sequence ATGCGGATCGGGAACCTGGGCGGACGGCTGGTGCTCGTCGACCCCGACAGTGAGCACGCGACCGACGTCGAACGCGCCAGCGACGGGAGGTTCGGGGCGCACCCGCAGGCGGTCTTCGAGCGCTGGGCCGAGTTCGTGCAGTGGGCCGCCGATGTCGATCCCTCGGCGGGCGAGCCCTTCGACCCGGCCAGGCTGGGCCCGCCGGTGCCGCGTCCGCCCCAGGTGTTCGGGATCGGGCTGAACTACCGGGACCACGCCGAGGAGGCCGGGCTCGAGTTGCCGGAGGAGCCGATGGTGTTCACCAAGTTCCCCTCCTCGGTGACCGGCCCGTATGCCGAGGTGCGGCTGCCGTCGGACCGCTGCGACTACGAGGTGGAACTGGTGGTCGTCATCGGGCAGGAGGGCCACGCGATCTCCGCCGACCGGGCCTGGGACCACGTCGCCGGGCTCACCGTAGGACAGGACCTCAGCGAGCGGGCCGTCCAGTTCCGGGGGAAGCCGCCGCAGTTCTCGATGGGAAAGTCCTATCCCGGGTTCTCCCCGGTCGGGCCGGTGCTGGTGACCCCCGAGGAGTTCGCCGACCGGGACCGGCTGGCCATCGGCTGCAGCTCGGGGGAGGAGGTGCTGCAGGACGGCACCACGGCCGACATGGTGTTCCCGGTGGCCGACCTGATCGCGCGGCTGTCCGCCATCGTGCGGTTGCTGCCCGGAGACCTGATCTTCACCGGCACCCCCGCCGGCGTCGGCGCGGTGCGCAAGCCCCGGCGCTACCTGTCCCGCGGCGAGGTCATCGTGAGCACCATCGAGGGGATCGGGCAGCTGCGCACCACGCTCGGGTGA